From the Lathyrus oleraceus cultivar Zhongwan6 chromosome 3, CAAS_Psat_ZW6_1.0, whole genome shotgun sequence genome, the window TTCTTCTTGGTTTGAATGGTCGCGGTCAACGGCCGATCATAGTTGGAATTGGCCAAGATTACACAGAACCAACGATGTTATGATTTGTTCATAATATGGTTACAATTTTGAAGTGATCGTACTCGATCTTGCTGCAATACACAAGTCTGCTTAAGACCTGGATTGTTCGGGTCAGTGGGATTGCAGAGCCATAAGATTTTAAGATCTAGATCGAAATCTTGACAAACAAGACTCGATGTACTGCCATATCACATGAATGAAGTATTTGTGGTAAGCCATCCTACTTGGTCTTTTTTGGGCTCTTTGAGGGGTAGCACCGGGAAACTAACCTTTAGATAGAGATGTCAATTATTAGTGGTACATGGAGATTCTAGTGGGGACTGTTATTTGGGACTCCACAGGAACAGATACGTGAGCTTGGGTAACATGGGGGATGGAGATTCTACCTTGTTGACACTTGTTGACATCCCTCCCCCGAGGACTTAGGTGATAAATAGGTAATAAAATCATTTCCCAAGTAGGATTCTAATACTTCAACATCTAATCTGGGATCACAGTCCACTTCTATCTTCTGTAAAGTTTAAGTATTAATCTGTCTAGTAAAGCTATCTTGTTAAGCCTTTTTCAAATCTATTCTTCGTAAATTTCTTACGAAACACTCAAGCATGTTGGTCTAGCATTGAGGCACTCCCAACAGGAGGAGATTGACAGAAGTAGCAATATCTTGCTTTGGTTAACAAACACAAATTTACCATCCTGTCTGTTAAAATGTAAAAGCTGCGTGTATGTGATCTTACCACCTATGTGACACATTTTTATGTTGTAATAACTGTCATAACAACAAACTTTAGTCTTGTTATTTACACTTTTGATGGCTACTTTTTACATTACTACTTCCTCCTACACAAGGCCTAAGGAACATATGATAAAAATGTCTTTTCAGCATGTTCAAGTTGTATCACATCTTTTGCAATGAAAAGTAATGCATTTTATTATCTATCTCAAGGAATATACAAAACTATTTTAAGAGCAGCAGACTCACCTGTCCATGCAGACCCCAGCCAAAAGTAAGAAGAGCTCCAGCATCTACAAAAGCCATTTAAAACACAAGGTTAGAATTGTTTTATTGACTGCTTACTTAAACTCGCATATCTTTGAACTAGATGAAGAATAGACATTTTGTTACTGATATACAGGATTCTCAAATTGCACTTAGTTTTGGTGACATGGATTTACACGTAGATCATGTCACTTTTTAAACATTCAGAGATGCTTTTGCAGACTGCATATTATGACAGCAGTCAAATTCTGACCTGTTATCACAACGCTATGCCGACCTCCGCATGCTATTTCTACGACATAACTCCCAGGACTTTGAACTCCAGCACTGCCCCCTTGGTGAAAAGATGGCCTATCCTTCCCAGAATGAGACTCAATACATGGTATAAGATGAGGCGATGATACCATCTTTACTCGAGAACCCAAACCTAGCTGTCCTTCGCCTCCATAGCCCCAACCCCAGACCTGTCCCACATCTGAAAACTTCGGTTAAAATATGATGCATCAGGTGTCTCGCTTTTCATCAAAAACCTTCCATATCTTCGTACTTCATAGAACCTACAAAACTATATAATGTAACCACAAGGAAGAGCCAACTAGACCTAGAATATCATTGTAATTAGTGCAGGCATACGCAAAACGATCTACCTGATAGTGCTATGGTATGCCTCCCACCAACTGCGACCGAGGTAATTTTCACCCCTTGGCCAATGGTAACAAGGGAAGGAGATACAACAAAGAAATCATCTCCAGAAGCTTGACTGTCAGATTCTTGTTTGGCAAATGAGACCTTCCTTCGCTTCCCAGCTTCTTCTCCAACTTTCTTGTTgtcgggatgagaatcagatcCACTACTAGTGTTTGGGCTTTGCGGGCTTTCTGTTTAGCATCTTAAAATTCTGTTAGTTTCTCAAAATAAAATCAGACAACTCCCTTCTTTGTtgaattatttatgttttatgtATAATCAATGATCCGCACCTTGCTCGGCTACCGATGAACTATTTTTCGTGGCAAGATCCTTTTGGGGGCTTCCTGCAGTGATGAGATCAGTAAAAACTTTTCCAGAAGGCACGCATTCTTTCCAGCCCCATAAATACACATCACCATCTTCTGCACACATAGCAGTTAATTCCATAACAATGCATTAGTATGGTACAGTATCTTGGCTATTACTTAACAGGGTAACCTATGCGGTCAACTTGTTATTAGACATACTATTCCTATGTCTTGTAATAAAACCCCACTTTAGTGACTATTGACTTGATAAAATGGAATGAGTCTTTAAGTTAAAACCCCACTTAGATATTGTCTTAATTAAATTTGATTGATTTTGtaatataatataaatataaatataaattaatattattttatgACATGAAAATGAGTTGTTAAATGAGAATCCATCTAAAAATTGTTTTAGAGAATTATTTATTATTTCGAACCTCCATTACACATGATTTTCAACTTTGTGAATGGGTGACAATCTTAACTTCCCATTATTCCCATGAGttatatataatattaatttagAATATTTAGATGGATTATCATTTAACAACTCACTCTTTAACTTTACAAATGGATGGAATGAAATGGGTCATACATTTAGTATTTCTATATTTATTAGTAAAAAATAATAACTTATAATATTTATATTTGTGTATTTAAGATAAAACATAAGGAAATAAAAAATGTATAACTCATTTCATTCCATCCATTTTCAAATAATGGAATGGAAACAATATTTTGTTCCACAATAAAATACCCACACACCAGAGTGATAACTTGCATCCATTCTATTTCGGCCCCCTCTATTCATTTCCGTTTCATTCTATTTTAGTTTGCTCTATTCACTATAATATATCCATGGAGAATCTAAGAGGAAACGATGTTTTTGTCTATTTAAAACCATTCATACTCATCTCAAAAAACTCAACTCTGGACAAAAATCGAAAAAACTGTATGTGGGTGAAAATCCTTCTTAGCCACAATTTTGACAAAACTACTGCAACCATAATGATTGTTAATGGCACCTACCAGGCATAAAGCATCGTAGTGATGGACTATAGTGTACAGACACCTCAAATACGACACCAACATGATAATAtcaataataatttaaaaaataaataaattaaagatAATTACAAATGACAGTATAGGTGTCAATATCCAACACAGATACGGACACATTATTTCAGAAGTATCAATGCTACATGGGTGATAGACTACTATGCCTTCCTATTCTTAATAGGACCACTCTCAACACAGATTACACTTACATTGTGAAAGACTCTAATTCCACCTTTCTAACTGCACCTTCATTGTCGAGATTCCAAAAGTTATAAAGCCCAAAAGTTAAGAGCTTTTTGACCGAATTTTTTAGTCGATATATGTATAAGATTATGTCTAAGGTTTTTGCAAATTACAGGAGGACTATTATTTGTAATGCTTTTTATGAGGCTCGGCCGGCTTGAGTCAATAAATTTTAATAAAGTTGATTGTATAAAATGAATTTCAAAAGAGCTTATGCTTCAATTGAAATTTGGATTATGTAATGGGAAAATAAGTTTTCCAAGAAGATGAAGTCATTGGATTATGGAGTCGGTGACGGATCCATAAATTTTAATTAGGGGGGACAAATTTCTTACTATAGTTTTATATAATTAAGAAATTTGTTTAACAATGATatattattatcattattttttCTGTCTTTAAGATTTTTTCCTATATTGATAAAAATAATAGAAGTTGCAAATTTTATAAAACTATTTATAAGAAAAATTATTTGAtggaataaataaataaaaatgagaaataaatttACATAAGAAAACTTTAAGATTACTACAATAAAACTTTGTTATTACcattataaataatattaatatatattGAACAAAAGAATTAAAGATTGCAAAATATTATATCTAATTTAATATGGGGGACAATAATTAATATTTAATAGTATATATATAAAGGTATTGAATATTTACtaaacaaataattaaataagTGGGGGCAAGTGCCCCTAATGGCATACACTTAGATCCTATGGAGTGGTTCTGAGGCAAAGTAACCTTATATCACCGTTTGTGATCATGCGTCAGAAGGTCTAAACTATGTTTGAATGTTGTAGTCAACACCTTAAAATGACCTCTGATTGAAGGTGAATCATTTCAAGAGTTTTTGACCTCTGATTGAAGGTGAATCATTTCAAGAGTTTGTTGGTTGGCGTCAGGATTAATAAGGATTAGTAGGGATGACAATTTGACCCATCTCCAATAGACACCTGCAAAAATGGATACGGACAAGGGTTCGGGTAATTACCCACAAAAAAAACGGGTATGGGTGCAAATATGGGCACCTTGACCGCCCCATACCCGCATActatatatttatgtatttttatttatatttatatattttaatttatattattatataaataTGTATATCTATCATTATAAAATATATATCAATGTTTAActtatatttatttaatatttatttaatataaatgttcgtttatttcaataataaattgtttgaaaactttttaatgtttttaaaaatttaaaattatatgatattttataattgatctaCTTATTTTTAATAGGAATGCAGGTCATGGATACGGGTATGTGTATTTACATACCCATAGGGCACAGGTACGGGTGCTAACTTTGGCACCCAAGCGGGTATGGGTTCGAACACGGGGATTTTTTCAAATCACGGATATAAGGATGGGTATTATAGTACCCTGCCCAAACCCTATCCATTGACATCCCTAAGTATTAGGGATTCATTGTTGGTAAAGACTTCAGTGGTGCTAAATTGTAAATCTGTAAATTTCGTTCATATACCTTGGTCAACCAATCGGGGGAAATCCTCGCAGACATTCGGTATTAAATTCTATGGTGGAGAGAATAAAAAACAAGCTATAGAAGCGGAAAGGAAAAAACTTGTCAATGAAAATCGACTTTTACTTATTAAAACTGTTTTGACATCTCTACCAAATTACTTTCCTTCTTCACGGATCCCATAATTTATGCTATTGAATCCTTATTTAAGTTTGTATTAGGGGGAAAGTGAGAGTACACATAAAATCATTGGATTAATTAGGACAAAATATGTTTAAATAGAGAAGTGAGTGGGTTAAGGGTGTGGAGGATAAGGGAGTTTTAATGTTACGTGTATCACATAAACAAGTGTGTAGTCGAACATGGTGTATATGTGAAAACCGATACAAATAAAAGGGTGATAATCCTTTGTCTCTACATGGACAATTGATTACGGACAACGATGAGAGATGCATTTCtaagttcaaagtgaacttatGAAGGAGTTTGAGATGACCGATCTAAACCTCATTTAATACTTCTTTGGCATTAAGTTTTGCAAATCCAGGAAGGAACTGCTCATGCACCAACAAAAGTATGCGCTTGAGATTTTGAAGATGTTTGAAATGAAACATTATAATGCTACCATTAATCTAACTGAATCGAGGTTGCAGTTGTCGAAGAATGAGGAAGAAAAAAATGTTAATCCAACTCAATATCGGGGACTGATTGGATCCTTGCGTTATTTGTGCAATAAGTGAACGGATTTGACGTTTAGTGTCAGTATTTAGCAGATTCATAGAAAGATTGAAGGTGTCTCACTTAGCAGCAATCAAGAGGATTCTACAACATGTCAAAGGTTATATTGGCTACAGAATTCTGTTTCCCGCAATGGACAAGGACGAAAAATGCAATTTACTCAAATATACCAAATTCCAACTAGTGTGGAGATAAAGATGATAGAAAATTTCAACTGGATACATCTTTTTATGTTCAATAAAACACCAATCTCATGGTGTTCGAAGAAGGAACCGGTAGTGGTGCTTTCTTCTTGTGAGGTCGAGTACATTGCAACTTCGTTGTGTACTTGCAAAGTCGTGTGATTAAAGAATCTGTTGAAGGAGTTGGACAGCGCAGAGGATGACGCTGTAAAGCTCATGGTTGATAGCGTTTACGCTATAAACCTTGCTAAGAACTCCATTACACATGAGAATATTGAGATGATATTTTACTACTTGAAAGAACTTATTAGTAAAAGAAGGTCGAGATTGGAGTATGATAGAAGTAAGATCAAATTTTCGTGATCAAAGAAGTCACAATTGAAATATTCAAAAGATTGAAGAAACTAATGGACATGAAAGACTTGGAACACATGTATTACATGAATTAAGATAGTGTGTTAAAAGAAAAAACCAATTCATGTGCATGTAACTGGTTGACATATTgatgtaatcgattacacctcCTTAAAATTATAAAATAGAATCTACAGTAATAAAGTGCAACCAGATGACATAATATGTCAACTGATTACACCTCAATTATCACTTTCTCTTATCCTCCCACTCTCTCCCTCTCAACACTCAATTGTTCACCATCCTTATGGTTTCAAGTTCTAACCATAACATGATATTGACGTGTACTTTGTAAGTAATTGTCAATGACTTCATTTCAGAACTTTTTTAAAAAACTATTTTCAGCGCGGCACATTAATCGTAAGAGATCATCGAGTTTTTACTAAAATTTATAAATCCCAACCCAAGTGCATTCATTTCAATAACAATTCTAACCAAGCCTTTTATACGAGTTTCACAAAAAGAACCTTTTATATGAGAGCAGCAACAATTTGCTCGACTTTATGCTCTATATCAAGCTTAGTTTTTCCAATTAAAACATCTAAATCAAAAGGTAATGCATAAGTTAGAAATTTAATTATTTACTATTCCCTCACCTCATGAAGGTGCCTCGTTCCCATTTTTTTTCAATATAGTTGTTTTTTCAATATAGATAAAACATGTATTTATTGACTCTCTAGTCTTATCTCAACAAAAAAAACACATCCttccaaaaaaaattaaaaaaacagCAAAAATAATTTACAATCCCATAGCATTAGAGATGCATGGAGCAAATAACAAAAGCATTTAAATCACATCTTTCCAATTTCACCTTTCCCTTTCACTTTAATAAAAAGGAATGAAAACATAGAatataaaaaattgaaaaaattaatttaaatattgaaaaataaaccaattaactttaaaataaatttaaaataatattaaatataatAGTTTTAGtaaaattttgttttttattacTTATATAAAAGAATAGAAGGAGTATTAgaattttgttttttattaataACTATGCAATTCAAATAAGACATTATTTATAAACAATAAGAAGTAACATAAATTCAAAGTAATAATTTAATGAGTGGAGAGTAGCTCATGCTCAACTAACTAGGTGAACTAAGGATTAAAAATAGTAGGAGGTCTAGAGTTTAATTCTTGACAAAAGTATAAAGAAAAAAGTATAAATATAATAAGGGTTCCAAATTTCAAATAAAGAAAATATGTTATATTCAATTTattgaattaatataatattttttttaaaaattgattatttatatttttaatacATTGAGAAAGAAAAAATATATCTTTTTAATCTCTTAAATAATGTTCATCCATTTAAATATCTTAACCAATATCTCGAGGACACCCATTAGCATTTCCCgtataatattaataattaattattaataaattactattaaaaacaatttaaacCAACAAATAATTATCGTCCATTTACTATTGTTTTTTAAAACAATAAATAATTGTCCACTTTTTCAAATGCTATTCTACAAAATTCTATAAAATGGTTCATCATTcttaggggtggcaaaacgggccCGGCCCGCTGGGCATATCCGTTTTACCCGCACTTTAGTGTGGAGGCGGaccaaggatttaggccctcacccttTAATGTGTCCGTCCCGCCCCGCCCCATTTTTTTTGCGGACTTTTGCGGGCACGTGCATTTacataattttttatatttttaggTTTAAAGAGTACAGTGCCCGTGAACTTTCCCCACCCCACCCCGCCCTCACTGTTTTGCGGACCAGACCTAAATTTTAGACCCGCGTCCTCAACTATGGCCACCCCGTCCCGCTccgtttttttgcgggcttttaCAGGACGAGCCTGTTAGCCCATCCCGTTTTTTTGCGGACTTTTGTAGGACGGACCTAAACAGGACTAGGACTGACATGCCCGTTTACCACCTCTAATCATTCCTTACTCTTAAAGTTAAATTGGACTATAAAGTGATGGTTTAATTTGCTTAAAGTTAAATTGGACTTTAAAGTGATGGTTTAATTTGCTAAAAGATAAGGAACGgaacaaaacaacttatattgCATCAGTTTGATTTATAAATTGATAAACTGATCATAAGACAACAAAATAGATATGaagaaattaaataaataaataaatgtatCCCTCACTTTTACCTTTTGACAGCTTTTCATATCTTATATAGAAAAGATatcaaaatattattttttattttttaaataaaaaaatattattttcatCTCATCTCTCTTTACTCTAGGTACTTTCCTATCTCAtttctctctctatctctttttTTACTCTAGTCTACTCTCTCCCCATATCTCTACTCTCCTCTTTCTTTCTTATATATTATGCTCTTTCTAATAAACTTCATatttctctctttcatttcatTCCAACTCATTCATATTTGCTCACTTTCATATATCCTCTCTCTCTCTAATACATCTCATATGTTTCATTTCTCTCCAACTCACTCATTTATCTTTCATATATCTTCTCTTTCTAATATACCTCATTTTTTTGTCTTTCATTTCTCTTCAACTCACCCATTCTTCTATCTCTTGTATCTCTTTTCATCCCTATACTCTCTCTCTATTATCTTTCTCCTCTCTCTCTTATAAAAAAATATTCAAgtataaattatattattttgCCCATGTACATGGATCATCAAACATAATGGAATTTTCCTCTCTATCTCTTGTATCTCTCTTCATCCCATacaataaaaaaatattatagTCTAAATTATATTATTTTGCCCATGTGCATTGATTTGTTAGGCCTCTAAAATATTAGAgtataaattatattattttgCCCATGTGAATGGATCATCAAATATAATGGAATATTTCAA encodes:
- the LOC127127580 gene encoding ultraviolet-B receptor UVR8 isoform X3, with translation MNGNEAAVDAKVVDEEESTEKTVYMWGYLPGASSEKAPILSPTVVHLSDPSFAGDSWKEICGGGCGFAVAISEKGKLVTWGSADDENQSYMMSGKHGEIPGAYKLPTEASVVKAAAGWAHCATVTEDGDVYLWGWKECVPSGKVFTDLITAGSPQKDLATKNSSSVAEQESPQSPNTSSGSDSHPDNKKVGEEAGKRRKVSFAKQESDSQASGDDFFVVSPSLVTIGQGVKITSVAVGGRHTIALSDVGQVWGWGYGGEGQLGLGSRVKMVSSPHLIPCIESHSGKDRPSFHQGGSAGVQSPGSYVVEIACGGRHSVVITDAGALLTFGWGLHGQCGQGNNADQLRPTLVPSLLGTRVKKIAAGLWHTLCVTVNGQIYAFGGNQFGQLGTGNDQPEPLSFHGKP